One segment of Thermodesulfovibrio sp. 3907-1M DNA contains the following:
- a CDS encoding cation diffusion facilitator family transporter — MKQSSTKKLSLAVGITFFIFIVEVIGGLISNSLALFSDAGHVFTDAFALILSLLASIITKKPSGRKATYGYHKIGILAAFINGVSLIVIAGLIFFEGYQRLLNPPKIDSDIMLPVAVFGFLGNLMMAWILGHRHEDLNIKSAWLHVIGDTISSAGVIIAGLIIKYTGWLTIDPIISWFVGFIIITGGVRVIKDSLWIFLDFVPEGFDVEEITEKIKKIKGIIDVHDIHIWSIGYGVPAFSAHVVVDNQLLSEADKIRKKIEEKLGDIGIKHSVIQIECIRCENSSIYCNFGNHKHH, encoded by the coding sequence ATGAAACAGTCATCTACAAAAAAATTATCTTTAGCTGTTGGAATAACTTTTTTTATTTTCATTGTTGAGGTTATCGGTGGGCTCATCAGTAATAGTCTTGCTCTTTTCAGTGACGCTGGACATGTTTTTACAGATGCTTTTGCATTGATTTTAAGCCTTCTTGCATCAATTATTACTAAAAAACCATCTGGCAGAAAAGCTACCTATGGGTATCATAAAATTGGAATACTTGCCGCATTTATAAATGGAGTAAGTCTTATTGTAATTGCCGGTTTGATATTTTTTGAGGGTTATCAAAGACTGCTTAATCCTCCAAAAATTGACTCTGATATAATGCTTCCTGTGGCAGTATTCGGTTTTCTGGGAAATCTTATGATGGCATGGATTTTGGGACACAGGCATGAAGATTTAAATATTAAAAGTGCTTGGTTACACGTAATTGGAGATACCATATCATCAGCAGGAGTCATTATAGCGGGCTTAATTATAAAATACACAGGCTGGCTAACAATTGATCCAATAATAAGCTGGTTTGTAGGCTTTATTATCATTACTGGTGGAGTAAGAGTTATTAAAGATTCTCTTTGGATTTTTCTTGACTTTGTCCCAGAGGGATTTGATGTGGAGGAAATAACAGAGAAAATAAAAAAGATTAAAGGAATAATTGATGTTCATGATATTCATATCTGGTCAATTGGTTACGGTGTTCCCGCCTTTTCAGCTCACGTGGTAGTGGACAATCAACTTTTAAGTGAGGCTGATAAAATAAGAAAAAAGATTGAAGAGAAACTGGGAGACATAGGCATTAAACATAGTGTTATTCAAATAGAGTGTATCAGGTGCGAAAACAGTTCAATTTACTGTAATTTTGGAAATCATAAACACCACTGA
- a CDS encoding RAMP superfamily CRISPR-associated protein, translating into MKHKQKKTYIKQQQNNKQQQTTDIYSHAPYNFIPLNKEVIPAEKIPEFDRYHKDRYTGYIDLEIKTLTPLYIRDTLTEDEYREKLIKEKNKEQYINPDFFSPGGILRIPGSSLRGMIRTMVEIVSFGKFEFFDNRRLYFRSFADKCKRFRNEYTSKIQPKAGFLIKEGLKYYIVKTEYKKIPKEEVEELVKDAKPFNFYSVKYKDKDGYLVVSGHMDNKKHEYFVAKPKNYNDKIPLSEDDIYDYLNDKTRKAEINLIEKLKTEKEVPCFYSEYNDHRGKKRIAFGHTLMFRIPYEKTIGDHIPENLKNKNIMDIAEAIFGVETSHASRVFFEDAYYTGTDNPLLDMSIPKILSSPKPTAFQHYLEQDEKNLEFFPNNLAHYNNSNNIRGYKLYWHRDANSKPEVWQEEEISFDEKEFNKFIQTIKINIKDIEKFIYSEKVKVKQKGKVKQKGKVKLKLTELPADLKLKFYDAIGIYETQHTKITPVKEGTLFRGRIRFENLSKIELGALLFAIELPEGCAHKLGMGKPLGLGSIRITPKLYLSNRCKRYKDLFSEWNEPLEPVNAEEFKKAFESYILEKLGDKTKTSLWNQERMKRLRIMLDFIHKPDNKDTEYLSLEEFKQRKILPKPQDVIK; encoded by the coding sequence ATGAAGCATAAACAAAAAAAAACATATATTAAGCAGCAACAAAATAATAAGCAGCAACAAACCACAGATATTTACTCTCATGCTCCTTACAACTTCATTCCACTTAATAAAGAAGTCATCCCTGCTGAAAAAATACCTGAGTTTGACAGATACCATAAAGACAGATACACTGGCTACATTGATCTTGAGATAAAAACCTTGACGCCTCTTTATATCAGAGACACCCTTACAGAGGACGAATACAGAGAGAAGTTAATCAAGGAAAAGAATAAAGAGCAATACATAAATCCAGACTTCTTCTCACCAGGAGGCATCCTTCGCATCCCAGGTAGCTCCTTAAGAGGAATGATAAGAACTATGGTTGAGATAGTGAGTTTTGGAAAGTTTGAGTTTTTTGATAACAGGCGTCTATACTTTAGAAGCTTTGCTGATAAATGTAAAAGATTCAGAAATGAGTATACAAGCAAGATACAACCAAAAGCAGGCTTCCTTATTAAGGAAGGCTTAAAATACTACATAGTTAAGACAGAATATAAGAAGATACCTAAAGAGGAAGTAGAAGAATTGGTTAAAGATGCAAAGCCCTTTAATTTCTATTCTGTTAAATACAAAGACAAAGATGGATATCTGGTAGTGTCAGGACATATGGATAACAAAAAACATGAATACTTCGTTGCAAAACCTAAAAACTACAACGATAAAATTCCTCTTTCCGAAGATGATATTTATGATTACTTGAATGATAAGACAAGAAAAGCAGAGATAAATCTCATAGAAAAGCTTAAAACTGAAAAAGAAGTCCCATGCTTTTATAGTGAATACAATGATCATAGAGGGAAAAAGAGAATTGCCTTTGGACACACTCTCATGTTTCGCATTCCCTATGAAAAAACCATTGGAGACCATATCCCTGAAAACCTTAAAAATAAAAATATCATGGACATAGCAGAAGCTATATTTGGCGTAGAAACAAGCCATGCAAGCAGGGTATTCTTTGAAGACGCCTACTACACAGGCACTGATAATCCACTTCTTGATATGTCAATCCCAAAAATTCTCTCCTCACCAAAACCAACGGCTTTCCAGCATTATCTGGAGCAGGATGAAAAAAATCTTGAATTTTTTCCCAATAATCTTGCCCATTACAACAACAGCAATAATATTCGTGGCTACAAACTCTACTGGCACAGGGATGCAAATAGTAAGCCAGAGGTATGGCAGGAAGAGGAAATCTCGTTTGACGAGAAAGAGTTTAATAAATTTATACAAACCATCAAAATCAACATAAAAGACATAGAAAAATTCATCTATTCTGAAAAAGTGAAAGTAAAACAAAAAGGGAAAGTAAAACAAAAAGGGAAAGTAAAACTTAAATTAACAGAACTACCAGCAGATTTGAAACTAAAATTCTACGATGCCATAGGCATTTACGAAACCCAGCACACAAAGATCACCCCTGTAAAAGAGGGCACCTTATTCCGTGGCAGGATCCGTTTTGAAAACCTATCAAAGATTGAACTTGGAGCACTGCTTTTTGCCATTGAACTACCAGAGGGCTGTGCCCATAAACTTGGAATGGGAAAGCCTCTTGGACTTGGCTCCATTAGAATTACTCCAAAACTTTATCTTTCAAACAGGTGCAAAAGATATAAAGATTTATTCTCCGAATGGAACGAACCATTAGAACCTGTTAACGCAGAAGAGTTTAAAAAAGCCTTTGAGTCCTACATTCTTGAAAAACTCGGAGACAAAACAAAAACCAGCCTCTGGAATCAGGAAAGGATGAAACGACTCAGAATAATGCTTGATTTTATTCATAAACCAGACAACAAGGATACCGAATACCTCTCTCTTGAAGAATTTAAACAAAGAAAAATTTTACCAAAACCTCAAGATGTAATAAAATAA
- a CDS encoding inositol monophosphatase family protein, giving the protein MEIEFLRNIGQSLFKEISLLKPQFNRTVLGRGASGDTTFPIDKLAENRIIEAFEKEGVKINIISEEIGSKIMQDNYPSLIVDPIDGSKNAVSGIPFFSTSIAIADGGTLKSLKLGYIINLVNGDEFWAKKDEGAFFNGKRIKARDNTMPVIIAFEASTPYNAIKHILPVFKMANRVRCFGSTALDLAYLSSGSINVFVVPTPSRIFDFSAGILIAKESGAIITDIEGNSIDDLKVAFNTKTTLLVSANETLHKKTLDLIK; this is encoded by the coding sequence ATGGAGATAGAATTCTTAAGAAACATCGGACAGAGCCTTTTTAAAGAAATCTCTTTACTGAAGCCTCAGTTCAATAGAACTGTTCTGGGAAGAGGTGCTTCTGGAGATACCACATTCCCCATTGATAAATTGGCTGAAAACAGAATAATTGAGGCATTTGAAAAAGAAGGCGTCAAAATCAATATAATTTCAGAGGAGATAGGCTCAAAAATAATGCAGGACAATTATCCAAGCCTCATAGTTGACCCAATTGATGGCAGTAAAAACGCTGTATCGGGTATTCCCTTTTTTTCTACATCAATTGCAATAGCTGATGGAGGCACATTAAAAAGTCTTAAATTGGGTTACATAATAAATCTCGTAAATGGCGATGAATTCTGGGCTAAAAAAGATGAGGGTGCTTTTTTTAATGGAAAGAGGATTAAAGCCAGAGACAATACAATGCCCGTAATAATTGCATTTGAAGCCTCAACTCCATATAATGCTATAAAACACATTCTGCCTGTATTCAAAATGGCAAACAGGGTAAGATGTTTTGGAAGCACAGCTTTAGACCTTGCATATCTTTCATCAGGCTCTATAAATGTGTTTGTTGTTCCAACGCCATCAAGAATATTTGATTTTTCAGCAGGAATACTAATTGCAAAAGAATCAGGTGCAATCATTACAGATATAGAAGGTAATTCAATTGATGATCTGAAAGTTGCCTTTAATACGAAAACAACCCTGTTAGTTTCTGCCAATGAAACACTTCATAAAAAAACCCTGGATTTAATAAAATAA
- the csx19 gene encoding CRISPR-associated protein Csx19 yields MLVANGLELKKIQSKVVIISEIDDLKKTVSSYFESPAYAVAYLTNEVLIGKFINGEFEFYQNKKINPDYLIKLRIFNLRQELLVWQTEEGLKGRLRIDEEGEETHVVDARQVLWGTDKEDYGNGWTRIFEERGTQLILPFSKFTVDNKKNRLFIRTRNYVHFNSETHLATYNDCRFIEFLDSKNQLK; encoded by the coding sequence CAAAAGTTGTAATCATCTCTGAAATTGATGACCTAAAAAAGACAGTCTCAAGCTATTTTGAATCTCCTGCGTATGCTGTTGCCTATCTCACCAATGAAGTTCTGATTGGAAAGTTTATAAACGGAGAGTTTGAGTTTTACCAGAACAAAAAAATAAATCCAGACTACTTAATTAAGTTACGAATATTCAACCTCAGGCAAGAACTTTTAGTATGGCAAACAGAGGAAGGATTGAAAGGAAGATTGAGAATTGATGAAGAAGGAGAAGAAACCCATGTAGTTGATGCCCGTCAGGTGTTGTGGGGCACAGATAAAGAGGATTATGGTAATGGCTGGACAAGGATTTTTGAGGAAAGAGGGACTCAACTAATACTGCCTTTTAGCAAATTTACCGTGGATAACAAAAAAAATCGTCTCTTTATCAGAACGAGAAACTATGTCCATTTTAATTCTGAAACTCATCTCGCTACATACAATGATTGTAGATTCATTGAATTTTTAGACAGCAAAAATCAACTTAAATAA
- a CDS encoding tetratricopeptide repeat protein: MQSLIVIILLLLPSLLFASESTYVFVIDENYNPVQGYKLLGTQRDDIYISKIEPIKKWITNLRSQLIVMQDGYVYSVRDSIIVDKRKGIALLLIDFSQKKPLYFNPEEVLIDRDIKVLTANKNEAYSKIKTLFPSEIKKEARKEKISDYTALAEQYEKTGQWSLALSVYEDILKHKPEGNIINKIAILYYRLGNFKKAKEYFKMLSKDEQTVARLVGICIIEKDFEEALKFIKNSGLNSAYMHYLKGILYYLIGNKDRAYKEVSILFPLNNELAQNLRDLLR, translated from the coding sequence ATGCAGAGTTTAATTGTAATTATTTTACTGCTTCTTCCATCCCTGCTTTTTGCCAGTGAGTCAACCTATGTTTTTGTTATTGACGAAAACTATAATCCTGTGCAGGGTTATAAGCTTCTTGGAACTCAAAGAGACGATATTTATATCAGCAAAATAGAGCCTATAAAAAAATGGATTACTAATTTGCGTTCGCAACTGATTGTTATGCAGGATGGGTATGTTTATTCTGTAAGAGATTCTATTATTGTGGATAAAAGAAAGGGGATTGCATTGCTATTGATTGATTTTTCACAAAAAAAACCTCTTTATTTTAATCCAGAAGAAGTTTTAATTGACAGAGATATAAAAGTGCTTACTGCAAATAAGAACGAAGCTTACTCAAAAATTAAAACCCTATTTCCTTCAGAGATAAAAAAAGAAGCCAGAAAAGAAAAAATCTCTGACTATACTGCCTTAGCTGAACAATACGAAAAAACAGGGCAGTGGAGCTTGGCTTTATCAGTTTATGAAGATATTCTGAAACATAAACCTGAGGGCAACATTATAAATAAAATTGCGATTCTTTATTATCGTCTTGGCAATTTTAAAAAAGCAAAGGAGTACTTTAAAATGCTTTCAAAAGATGAACAGACTGTTGCAAGACTTGTTGGAATCTGTATTATTGAGAAAGATTTTGAAGAGGCTTTAAAGTTTATCAAAAATTCAGGTTTAAATTCTGCTTATATGCATTATCTGAAAGGTATTCTTTATTATTTAATCGGAAACAAAGACAGGGCTTACAAAGAAGTCTCCATACTGTTTCCTTTGAACAATGAACTTGCTCAAAACCTTAGAGATCTTCTAAGATAG
- the cas2 gene encoding CRISPR-associated endonuclease Cas2: protein MRYRGKRFNEYVVVYDISDNRERLKVDRILKNYGFRVQKSVFECKLNEFLKKKLIAELQALNVKTGFIKIYLLTDIVDAKTLGRPSPSIDDKDAFIV from the coding sequence TTGAGATACCGTGGTAAGAGATTCAATGAGTATGTAGTAGTTTATGATATTTCTGATAACAGAGAGAGACTTAAGGTAGATAGGATTCTCAAAAACTATGGATTCAGGGTTCAAAAAAGCGTTTTTGAGTGTAAACTAAATGAATTTCTTAAGAAAAAGCTTATTGCTGAACTACAGGCTCTTAATGTGAAAACAGGATTCATAAAGATATATCTTCTTACAGACATAGTAGATGCAAAAACCCTGGGAAGACCGTCACCATCAATTGATGATAAAGATGCATTTATTGTATAA
- the cas1 gene encoding CRISPR-associated endonuclease Cas1, producing the protein MQNLFSDIHWFRVKAGFEAKNTLSTSVYSIIEAVTKEVNNAIAFNNEKIIFHINEKPLKYRLSKNKKFHVTFLLLTTPQQATIFYNAIQVYFQDPWNSRNIRLLEISPPEFRNYSLLYEELYEKLAKQQELCIDFLTPLAFKPSHPKKRAHISLSEFLSLLSSRLKRLFHIESSITFNEEKTVFLPYWSYEELAVESLSQRGNTRYINGCTGKIYLRGEVDTVLPYLILCSELHAGSHLSYGRGYYIIYQDNSPSYINSIPIIETLQFYVDKNKEKFNGLNSQEITKQLYNSFITADYEPNASEAFIADNILTEKLYWKDQILHSFIYKILKNPVDNILPLTVLSFRPHISGKDIKARIDELITSGYDKILTFSIDGFYTQIDHTKLLNQLKRIIPLSDHFIIKLIEKLLKAGYIHEGKLLTRKKGLPMGSPLSPLLANIYLIDLDRALNDSETVALRHADTYLIFSLSEEALNEKLNQAKQLLQNLNLRINERSIKYDSQESITFAGIDIQTPQHQQRLRKPLYIATPDTHLSISSDTVKITNAQGENQTVPLNRISEIIINTDTVITTPMLRKCIKNNIPLIIASNFMSPVIIVKSDHKSHYESIVRHTTKYYSLTDEMINLYAKQIVSLKLKSYEIFLTYKRNLFASPIKDKLKHLRQKIIEATTLETIRGYEAIAAKEIYAALNLLIKNRDFHIKTRKRKTPDPINSLMNLCSHLTFNRIRTVVCSNGLNPYLGFLHSPDNNYESLVADLQELLRAKMDNFIVNLINLKVIEKKDFKEIDGAFVLKSSMLDTLIVHYEEYLNKFYSIGSSTLNDFIYAQVEKIKNWITKDEELIFEIPW; encoded by the coding sequence ATGCAAAATCTCTTCAGTGATATTCACTGGTTCAGAGTTAAGGCAGGCTTTGAGGCAAAAAATACTCTATCCACATCCGTTTACTCAATTATTGAAGCAGTTACAAAAGAAGTCAACAATGCAATCGCCTTTAATAATGAAAAAATAATTTTTCACATTAACGAAAAACCCTTAAAATACAGACTTAGTAAAAATAAAAAATTTCATGTCACATTTTTACTTCTCACGACACCACAGCAAGCAACGATTTTTTATAATGCCATTCAGGTTTACTTTCAAGACCCTTGGAACTCAAGAAACATTAGGCTTCTGGAAATCTCACCCCCTGAATTCAGAAACTACTCCCTACTTTATGAGGAACTTTACGAAAAATTAGCAAAACAGCAAGAGCTATGTATTGATTTTCTCACACCTCTTGCTTTCAAACCATCACATCCCAAAAAAAGAGCTCATATCTCATTATCAGAATTTCTTTCTCTGCTGTCATCAAGACTTAAAAGACTCTTCCATATAGAAAGCTCAATCACATTTAATGAAGAAAAAACAGTCTTTCTTCCCTACTGGAGTTATGAAGAACTTGCTGTAGAGTCTCTTTCTCAAAGAGGCAACACAAGATACATCAACGGATGCACAGGCAAAATATATCTTCGTGGCGAAGTTGACACCGTGCTTCCCTATCTCATATTGTGTTCAGAACTCCATGCAGGCAGTCATTTATCCTATGGCAGAGGCTACTACATAATCTATCAAGATAATTCACCATCATACATCAACTCAATTCCCATCATAGAAACTCTCCAATTCTATGTTGACAAAAACAAAGAAAAATTTAATGGCTTAAACTCACAGGAAATAACAAAACAGCTTTACAACTCATTCATTACTGCCGATTATGAACCTAATGCTTCAGAAGCTTTCATTGCAGACAATATACTTACTGAAAAACTATACTGGAAAGACCAGATTTTGCACTCTTTCATCTACAAAATCCTGAAAAATCCAGTTGACAACATACTGCCTCTTACAGTGCTGAGCTTTAGACCCCACATTTCAGGCAAAGACATAAAAGCTCGTATTGACGAACTCATAACCTCTGGATATGATAAAATCCTCACCTTCAGCATAGACGGATTTTATACTCAGATAGACCATACTAAACTCTTAAACCAGCTAAAAAGAATCATTCCCCTTTCTGATCACTTCATAATAAAACTTATTGAAAAACTTCTTAAAGCTGGCTACATTCATGAAGGCAAGCTTCTGACCCGCAAAAAAGGGCTCCCCATGGGAAGTCCACTCTCTCCTCTTCTTGCAAATATTTATCTTATTGATTTAGACAGAGCCTTAAACGACAGTGAAACAGTTGCCCTCCGACATGCCGATACCTATCTTATTTTCTCCTTAAGTGAAGAAGCGTTAAATGAAAAACTCAATCAAGCAAAACAGTTACTGCAAAATCTAAATCTCAGAATAAATGAAAGATCAATAAAATATGACAGTCAAGAATCCATAACATTTGCAGGGATAGACATCCAGACACCACAGCATCAACAACGATTGAGAAAACCTCTCTACATAGCCACCCCAGACACCCATCTAAGCATCTCTTCCGACACAGTAAAGATCACCAATGCGCAGGGAGAAAATCAAACAGTGCCACTCAACAGAATAAGCGAAATAATAATCAATACTGATACGGTAATCACCACGCCCATGCTCAGAAAATGTATAAAAAACAACATTCCTCTGATCATAGCTTCAAACTTTATGTCTCCTGTAATCATTGTCAAATCAGACCATAAATCCCACTACGAATCCATAGTAAGACACACTACAAAGTATTACTCTCTCACAGATGAGATGATAAACCTTTATGCAAAACAAATTGTCTCTTTAAAACTAAAAAGCTATGAAATATTCCTCACTTATAAGCGAAATCTTTTTGCCAGTCCAATAAAGGACAAACTTAAACATCTAAGACAAAAAATCATAGAAGCAACCACCTTAGAGACAATCCGCGGATACGAAGCCATAGCTGCAAAAGAGATTTATGCAGCACTGAACTTACTCATAAAAAACCGAGACTTCCATATAAAAACACGAAAAAGAAAAACTCCCGATCCTATAAACTCCCTGATGAATCTATGCAGCCACCTTACATTCAACAGAATCAGAACCGTTGTTTGCTCCAATGGACTTAATCCTTATCTTGGATTTCTTCATAGTCCTGACAACAACTATGAATCTCTTGTAGCAGACCTGCAGGAACTTTTAAGAGCAAAGATGGACAACTTTATAGTAAACCTCATAAACCTCAAAGTGATTGAAAAAAAAGACTTTAAAGAAATAGACGGTGCCTTTGTATTAAAATCATCAATGCTTGATACCTTAATAGTTCATTATGAAGAGTATCTGAACAAATTTTATAGCATCGGTTCATCAACCTTAAACGATTTCATCTATGCTCAGGTAGAAAAGATTAAAAATTGGATCACAAAAGATGAGGAGCTGATCTTTGAGATACCGTGGTAA
- a CDS encoding AAA family ATPase, with protein MNEIDLNEEFLKALNLAENTDKNLFITGKAGTGKSTFLTYFRENTKKKVAVLAPTGVAAVNVKGQTIHSFFNFKPDITIHKIKEIKPRNPDLYKKLDCIVIDEISMVRADVLDCIDAFLRIHGPKKKKPFGGIQMIFIGDLYQLPPVVTSKEKSIFKEFYKTPYFFSSSVFNESEFEFIELEKVYRQSDIQFLEILNSIRNNTVNDEIIERLNKRVNPDFEPGEDDFYVYLTTTNKMAEKINSEKLSKIKSKEFKYYGFIDGEFNEQDLPTSRELILKVDSQVMLLNNDTKGRWINGDIGKIVEIKLRKTEPDIISVELQNGETVEVTPFTWEMYEFYYDKEKKKILTQSIGQFTQYPLKLAWAITIHKSQGLTFDKLIVDIGRGTFSHGQLYVALSRCRSLEGLILKRPVCQKHILLDRRIVRFLTEFQYKHAEKNLPIQEKISIIENAIKNGKKLEIVYLKSTDVKSKRLLKPVYIGPMRYGDKTFLGLKAFCMLRNEERNFNVEKILDLKPVD; from the coding sequence ATGAATGAGATTGATTTAAATGAGGAGTTTCTTAAAGCTCTAAACTTAGCGGAAAATACAGATAAAAACCTATTTATAACAGGAAAGGCAGGAACAGGAAAATCAACATTTTTAACTTATTTCAGAGAAAATACAAAAAAGAAAGTCGCAGTTCTTGCACCAACAGGTGTGGCAGCAGTAAATGTTAAAGGACAGACAATTCATTCCTTCTTTAATTTTAAACCTGACATCACCATTCATAAAATAAAGGAGATAAAGCCAAGAAATCCAGATCTTTATAAAAAGCTTGACTGTATTGTTATTGATGAAATATCAATGGTAAGGGCAGATGTTCTTGATTGCATTGATGCTTTTTTAAGAATACATGGACCAAAGAAAAAGAAGCCTTTTGGCGGCATTCAGATGATTTTTATCGGAGACTTGTATCAACTACCTCCTGTTGTGACATCAAAAGAAAAAAGCATTTTTAAAGAGTTTTATAAAACTCCTTATTTTTTCAGCTCCAGTGTTTTTAATGAATCTGAATTTGAATTCATTGAACTTGAAAAGGTTTACAGACAGTCTGACATTCAATTCCTTGAAATTCTCAACTCAATAAGAAACAACACTGTTAACGATGAAATCATTGAAAGACTGAATAAAAGGGTTAATCCTGATTTTGAGCCAGGTGAGGATGATTTTTATGTTTATCTTACGACAACAAATAAAATGGCTGAAAAGATAAATTCTGAGAAGCTTTCAAAGATAAAAAGTAAAGAATTCAAGTATTATGGCTTTATTGATGGAGAGTTCAACGAACAGGATCTTCCCACATCTCGGGAGCTTATACTTAAAGTTGACTCTCAGGTAATGCTTCTTAATAATGATACAAAAGGAAGGTGGATAAACGGAGATATAGGTAAAATAGTTGAGATAAAATTAAGAAAAACCGAGCCTGATATTATATCTGTAGAGCTTCAAAATGGAGAGACTGTTGAGGTTACCCCATTTACATGGGAGATGTATGAGTTTTACTATGATAAAGAAAAGAAAAAAATTTTAACTCAGAGTATAGGACAGTTTACACAATATCCACTAAAACTTGCATGGGCTATAACAATTCATAAAAGTCAGGGGTTAACTTTTGATAAATTAATAGTTGACATAGGAAGAGGAACATTTTCTCATGGACAGCTTTATGTTGCACTTTCAAGATGTCGCTCTCTGGAAGGGCTGATACTAAAAAGACCCGTATGCCAGAAACATATTCTTCTTGACAGAAGAATTGTAAGATTTCTCACTGAGTTTCAGTATAAACATGCAGAAAAAAATCTTCCCATTCAGGAAAAAATCTCAATAATAGAGAATGCGATAAAGAATGGAAAAAAATTAGAGATTGTTTATCTTAAATCAACAGATGTAAAGTCAAAAAGACTGCTAAAGCCTGTTTACATAGGACCAATGCGCTACGGTGATAAAACGTTTCTTGGTTTAAAAGCTTTCTGTATGCTTAGAAACGAGGAAAGAAATTTTAATGTGGAGAAAATTCTTGATTTAAAGCCTGTTGATTAG